Below is a genomic region from Sphingomonas phyllosphaerae.
AGGATGTCGGCAGCTATACGACGACGGTCGGGTATACGCTGAACAACGGCAGCGGGAGTGCGAGCAACTATACGCTGGCCGCGAGCACGGGGGTGGCGGCGGCGATCACGGCCAAGGCGCTGACGATCGGCGCGCCGAGCATCGCGGACAAGGTCTATAACGGCACGACCGCGGCGGGGGTGCTGACGGTGGGGTCGCTGAGCGGTCTGGTCGGCAGCGAGACGCTGAGCGTGAGCGGCGCGGCGGCGGCGCTGTCGTCCAAGGATGTCGGCAGCTATACGACGACGGTCGGGTATACGCTGAACAACGGCAGCGGGAGTGCGAGCAACTATACGCTGGCCGCGAGCACGGGGGTGGCGGCGGCGATCACGGCCAAGGCGCTGACGATCGGCGCGCCGAGCATCGCGGACAAGGTCTATAACGGCACGACCGCGGCGGGGGTGCTGACGGTGGGGTCGCTGAGCGGGCTGATCGGCAGCGAGACGCTGAGCGTGAGCGGCGCGGCGGCGGCGCTGTCAAGCAAGGATGTCGGCAGCTATACGACGACGGTCGGGTATACGCTGAACAACGGCAGCGGGAGTGCGAGCAACTATACGCTGGCCGCGAGTACGGGCGTTGCGGCGAAGATCACGGCCGCGGCGCTGTCGATCACCGGCGCGGCGGCGACGAGCAAGACCTACGATGGCAATATCGTAGCCGCGCTTGTGGGAGGCTCGCTCTCGGGCGTGGTCAGCGGCGAAACGGTGAACCTGTCGATCTCGGGCGCCAGTGGCACGTTCGCGGGCAAGGATGTCGGCATCGGCAAGGCGGTGACCGCGACCGGCTATACGATCTCCGGGACGGCCGCGGGCAATTACACGCTGGTGCAGCCGACCGGCCTGACCGCGGACATTACCGCAAAGGCGCTGACGATCACCGGCACGACGATCGCCGGCAAGGCCTATGACGGCACCACCACCGCGGGTACGCTGACGCTCGGCATGGTGACCGGTTTCGTTGATTCGGAAGCGGTTACCGTGACCGGGACAGCGGGGGCGCTGTCGGACAAGAACGCCGGCACTCGCACGGCGAGCGTCAGTTATGCGCTGACGGGCGGCACGAACGGCGGGCAGCCGGACAATTACACGCTGGCCGCCGATACGGTGACGACGACCGTCTCGCCCAGGGCACTATCGATCAGCGGCACGACGCTGGCGAGCCGCGAATATGACCGGACCACCACGGCGGGCGCCGTGACGCTGGGCACCGTGACCGACTGGGTGGGCAACGAGCGGGTGACGGTCACCGGCACAGCGGGCGCGCTGTCGAGCAAGAACATCCGCGACAATCCGACTGCCACGGTCAGCTACGCGCTGATGGGCGGCACGAACGGCGGGCAGCCGGACAATTATACGCTGGCCAGCCAGACCGTCGGTCAGACGCTTACGCCCAAGGCGCTGACGATCGGCGGTTCGTTCACCGCGCAGAACAAGACCTATGACGGCACCACGGTCGCGGCCATCGACACCGCCGGGCTGACGCTGGCGGGCAAGATCAACGGCGACGACGTCAACCTGAACGTCAGCGGCGCGACGGGCAGCTTCGACAGCAGGAACGTCGCGTACGACGGCAGCGGCAATGTCATCGCGCGGACGGTGACGCTCAGCACGTCCGGGTCGATCACGGGTGTCGATACGAGCAACTACAGCTTCTCGGCGAGTGCGCCGACGGCGACGGCGAAGATCACGCCGCAGGCGCTGACGCTGACCTATACGGCGGATGCGGCGCAATCGGTCTATGGCACGACGGTTTCCGCGGTGTCGGGCACGGTGTCGGGCAACGCGTTCGCCGCGGGCGAGGGCGTCGCCGACCTCGGCGGCAGCGCCAGCTGGACGACGCCGGTTACCGCAACGACCGGGGTCGGGCATCATGCGATCGCCGGTTCGGGGCTGACCAGCGGGAACTATACGATCATCGCGCAGCAGGCGGCCGGCAATGCCACCGCTTATGAGGTGGCCAGGGCGGCGCTGACGGTCACGGGCGACCGCGGATCGTCGATCTACAACGGCGCGGCGCAGACCAATGGCTTCACCACGAGCGGGCTGGTCAACGGCGACAAGGTGACGTCTGTGTCGGGTCTGGCATCGGGTACGAACGCCGGCATCTATGCCGACAGCCTTTCGGGGGCGAGCGGCACCGGGTTGTCGAACTACACGATCGCCTACACCAACGGCGCGCTGACGATCGACAAGAGAGCGCTGACGCTGACCTATACCGCGGCGGCGGCGACCTCGGTCTACGGCTCGGCCCCGGCGAGCGTCACGGGCAACGTGTCCGGATCGAACTTCGCCGGCAATGAAACCATCGCCGACCTCGGCGGCAGCGCCAGCTGGACGACGCCGGTTACCGCAACGACCGGGGTCGGGCATCATGCGATCGCCGGTTCGGGGCTGACCAGCGGGAACTATACGATCACCGCGCAGCAGGCGGCCGGCAATGCCACCGCTTATGAGGTGACCAGGGCGGCGTTGCGGGTCACCGCGACCGACGCGAGCAAGACCTATGACGGGCAGGGCTATTCCGGCGGCAACGGCGTATCCTATCTGGGCTTCGTCAACGGCGAAACCGACACCGTGCTTGGCGGCACGCTGTCCTACGCCGGCACGTCGCAAGGGGCGGTCAACGCGGGCAGCTACGTCATCACGCCGAACGGCCTGACCGCCAGCAATTACGCGATCACGTTCGTCGACGGTGCGCTGGTCGTCGGCAAGGCGGCATTGACGGTCACGGCGAAGGATGCGTCGCGGACCTACGACGGGCAGTCGTGGTCGGGCGGCAACGGCGTCGATTACAACGGCTTCGTCAACCACGAGACGGATGCGGTGCTCGGCGGCGCGCTGTCCTATGCCGGCAGTGCGCAGGGGGCGGTCCGGGCCGGCCGATACGGCATCGACGTCAGCGGGCTGACGTCGAACAATTACGCGTTCACCTATGTCGGCGGGCATCTGGTGGTCGATCCCCGCGTCGTGGCGCTGACCGGCCGGCTCACCGCCACCAGCAAGGTGTATGACGCCGGCGTCGTGGCCACGGTCGACACCACCGGGTTGAGATTGTCGAACACGGTCGCGAACGACGATGTGCAGCTGAATCTCGGCGGCGCGACCGGCACGTTCGCCGACAGGAACGTCGGTACGGGCAAGACCGTGACGTTGAGCACGGCCGGGGCGCTGACCGGCCGGGATGCGGGCAATTACACCTTCATCACCACGGCCGCGCCGACCGCGACCGCCGACATCACGCCGGCGACGCTGGCGGTGTCGGGTGTCACGGCGGCCAGCCGCACCTATGACGCGACGAGAGTGGCGCGCCTGTCGGGTGGGTCGGTGACCGCGCTGGGCAGCGATGCGGTGAGCCTGTCGACGTCGGCCGCCAGCGGCACGTTCGCGGACAAGAACGTCGGCGTCGGCAAGGCGGTGACCGCGACGGGCTATACGATCTCGGGGGTGGATGCCGGCAATTACACGTTGGAGCAGCCGACCGGGCTGACGGCGGACGTTATCAAGGCGAGCCTGTCGGTGACCGGCGTGAGCGCCGCGAGCCGGATCTATGACGCGACGACGGCGGCGAGCCTGTCGGGTGGGTCGGTGACCGCGCTGCGCAGCGACACGGTGAGTCTGTCGACCTTGGCCGCGAGCGGCACGTTCGCGGACAAGCACGTCGGGACCGGCAAGGCGGTCACGGCGACGGGCTATACGATCTCCGGGACGGACGCGGGCAATTACACGCTGGCCCAGCCGACCGGGCTGACGGCGGACATCACAAAGGCGAATTTGGCGGTGACCGGCGTGAGCGCTGTGAGCCGGGTCTATGACGCGACGACGGCGGCAAGCCTGTCGGGTGGGTCAGTAACCGCGCTGCGCGGCGACACGGTGAGCCTGTCGACCTTGGGCGCGAGCGGCACGTTCGCGGACAAGAATGTCGGCAGCGTCAAGGCGGTCACGGCGACGGGCTATACGATCTCCGGGACGGACTCGGGCAATTACACGCTGGTCCAGCCGACCGGGCTGACGGCGGACATTACAAAGGCGAATCTCGCGGTGACCGGCGTGCGCGCCACGAACCGGGTCTATGACGCGACGACGGCGGCGCGCCTGTCGGGCGGGTCGGTGAGCGCGCTGGGCAGCGACTCGGTGAGCCTGTCGACCTCTGCCGCAAGCGGCACGTTCGCGGACAAGCATGTCGGCACCGGCAAGGCGGTGACGGCGACGGGCTATGCGATCTCGGGGACGGACGCGGGCAATTACACGCTGGTGCAGCCGACCGGGCTGACGGCGACCATCACGCCGATGGCGCTATCGGTGGCGGGCGTGACCGTTGCCGACAAGGTCTATGATGCGACGACGGCGGCGACCGTCTCGGGCGGTTCGGTCACCGCGCTGGCGGGCGATGCGGTCACGCTGGTGACGTCCAATGCCAGCGGTGCGTTCGCCGACAAGAATGCCGGCGTGCGCAAGGCGGTGGACGTCTCCGGCTTTGCGCTGTCCGGGGCGGACGCCGGCAATTACACCTTGCTGCAGCCGATCGGTCTGGCCGCGGCGATCAACGCGCGCACGCTGAGTGTCGCGGGCAGCTTCTCCGCACAGTCCAAGGTGTACGACGCCACGACGAACGCCGCGGTCGACGCGCGCGGCCTGAACCTGCTGAACGCCGTCGCTCGGGACGATGTCCGATTGAACCTGCAAGGCGCGAGCGGCACGTTCGCGGACAAGAACGTCGGCAGCAACAAGGTCGTGACGCTGAGCCTTGCCGGGGCGCTGGCCGGCGTGGACGCCGCCAACTACCGCCTCGCGACGGCGACCGCTTCCTCGACCGCGGCGATATCGCCAGCGAGCCTGGCGGTCACCGGCGTCGCCACGATCAACAAGGTCTACGACGCGACCGACGTCGTTTGGCTGACCGGCGGCTCGGTGCAGGCGCTCGGTCGCGACGCCGTGTCGCTGGTGACCGCAGGCGCCTCCGGGAGGATGAACGACAAGAACGTCGGTACCGCCAAGGCGGTGACGGCGACCGGTTATGCGCTGAGCGGGGCGGACGCGGGCAATTACGCGATCGTCCAGCCGGTCGGCCTGACGGTCGATGTTGCACGAGCCGGTCTGATGGTGAGGGACATGACGATCACGAAGAAGACCTATGATGCCACCGCCGGGGCGACGGTGGCGGGCGGCAGCGTGCAGCCGCTGGGCGGCGACGACGTCCGTCTGAACACGTCGGCAGTCGACGCCCGCTTCGCCGACAAGAATGCCGGCAGCGGCAAGGCGGTGCGGGTCAGCGGCCTCACGCTGACCGGGACGGACGCGTTGAACTATGAGGTGCTCGCGCCGACCAACCTGGTTGGCGAGATCGAACCCGCCCGGCTCGCGGTTGTCGGGGCCGGAGCGCAGGGCAGGGCCTATGATGCGAGCACGGTCGTCGGCGTGTCGGGCGGCAGCGTGACACCCCTCGGCAGCGACATCGTCTCGCTGAACGCCACCCACGCGGTGGGCGCGCTGGCCGACAAGAATGCCGGCGCCGGCAAGACCGTAACCGTGTCGGGCTTCACCCTATCCGGTGCCGACGCGGCCAATTACACCGTGGTCCAGCCCGGCGGAATGACGGTCGACATCACCCCCGCGAGCCTTTCCATCTCCGGGATCACGGCAGTCGGCAAGGTCTACGACGGCAGCACATCGGTCGCGCTGACCGGCGGGATGGTGACCGCGCTCGGCCCGGATATCGTCGCCTTGGTCACCACCGGCGCAACGGCCAATTTCGACAGCAAGAACGTCGGCGCGAACAAGGCGGTGACGGTGTCGGGTTACGCCCTGACCGGTCCCGACGCGGGCAATTACAGCCTCGTCCAACCGACCGGGCTGACGACCAGCGTCACGCGCCTGGCAAGCGTCACCTGGACGGGCAAGGGTGACGGCAAGAACTGGTTCGATCCGGCGAACTGGGCGGGCGGCGCGATACCCGACGGAAGTAACGTGGCGGACGTCGTGCTGCCGGCGGCGACGAAGCTGACGTTCGACAGCACGCAGCAGGTGTCGATCGACCGCCTCGTCACCTCGCCCGATGCCGATACCGTGCCGAGCGGCACGGACACGGTGCTGGATCTGCTGCGCGGCAACCTCGTGGTCGACAAGGACCTGACCATCGACACGCTGGTACAGCGCGGCGGCGGGCTGACAGGTGCCGGCTCGGTCACGGTGCTCGACAGCTTCACCCAGACCGGTGGTTCGATCGTGATGAAGGGCGACGTTTCCGTCTATCAGGGGAGCGGCGATCTGGAGACGCTGTCCGTGTCCGGTCGTGACATAACGCTGACCGGCACGCAGGCGGTGCGCGTGCGTGACACGAATGCCTCGCGCGATCTGACGATCGTCGCCGGCGGCGATGCGGTTCTGGGTGGTCCGACGAAGGTCGGGCGCAATCTGTCGGTGACGGCGGGGCAGAGCGGCACCGGTGCGATCACGCAGGATCAGTACGTCACCGTCTCGGGCGACGCCGTAGTGAAGTCGGTGGGGGACATCACCCTCAGCAACACCGGCAATCATTTCGGCGGGACCGTCTCGTGCACGTCGACGAGCGGCAAGATCGCGGGGGCGTGCACGTCAGGTGGCGCGATCGATCAGCTGCGTGGGCTGGCGGACAAGATCGTCGGCCGCGCCGCGACGGTCGGCGCGGTGTCGGCGGGGCGTCTCAGCACGTCGACGGGAACGGGCAACCTGGTTGCGGGCGGGCTGGTCGCAGGATCGACCTCCACGGCGGATGTCCTGACGTCTGCCGCCCCGGCTTATGAAGCGCCGGCCAAGGCCGATACCGGACGCGCCAACGCCGGTGCCGCCGAAGTCCTGTCCACCGCACCCACCGGCGTCACGAGTGCCGACGGCGCCGGTCGGATGCTCGCCGATACCGACGCGATGGGGAAGGCCGACACGACCTATGTGACCGCGCGCTTTGACGAAAAGGATGATGGTGCGGCCTATCACCGCGTGCTGCCGCGCGCGAACCTGGGCGATGACGTGTACTACGTCGGCAACTGAGCGACGGACCATGGTTGCACATCTTCGTTCCAGCGTGCGGGCGATATCGCTGTTCGTCGGAGCCTGGTTGGCGATGCCGGACAGCTGCGCCGCGGCGCCGCCCGCGCCATCGGCAATCGCCGCTCATGGCAATTGGGCGGTCCGGTGTGGTCGCGTGGGCGCGCGCGCCGGCTTTTGTGAAATCGCGCAACAGGTTGAAAGCAATTTCAAAGAGCGCCCGGTGCTCCTGTTGTCGCTAAGTTGCGTGGCTGAACAACGACGGTGCGCAATCGAAGCGGAGTTGCCGCCGCGGTTGCGGACAGGTCAAGTGGTGCTGTTTCAAGAGGATGAGGAGAAGCCCCTCGAATTGCCGATGATCGATTGCGACGCCGCTCGTTGCCTTGCGGGAGCCGTGTTGCCCTTCGAAACCGCGGCGACGATCGCGCGGGCGCGCCGGTTGAAGATAACGTTCGATGACCCAAAAGCGGGACGTCTGAACATTCCTTTGACGGTGAATGGTCTGGCGGATGCTATCGCCGACATGATCGGGCGCAACACTGTGATCGCGGCGCAAGGCGTAAGTAATTCAACACAGACAAGGAAAGATACGATGACCCCGTTCCTGGCCGCGACGGCGCTGGCTTCGGCGATCACGCCGCCAGCCGCCACTCCGCCGAAATCCGTTGCTACCGCTGCGCCGGCACAATCGACGGCTGCCCCGAAGAGCGAACATTATGGCGACTGGTCGGTGCTGTGTGTCGATCGCACCGACTTACCGCCGTGCGAGGCGGTGCAGGGGCTGCAACCCAAGGACGCGGCGAGCCAGCCGTTGCGCTTCTCCTTCGCCTATGCCGGGCAGGGGGATCGGTACGGCGTCCAGTTCCAGGTGCCGCTCGGCATTCTGGTTCAGGTGCAGCCGCTGATCCGGCTCGACGACAAGACCGACCTCTCCGATTTCCGCGTCACGCGCTGCGAAGCCGAAGGCTGCTTCATCGATCGCGTGATGACGAAAGCGGAGCTGGAGCCGTTCTTCAAGGCCGCCAAGGGGCTGGTCGCGGTTGCCGATCGCGCGGGAAAGCCGGTCGTCCTGCCGTTGTCGCTCAACGGCTTCGCGCAGGCGATGCAGGTGATGACGACGCGCAACCAGGCGTGGAGCGCCAAGCATCCGGCGCCCGCCGCAACCACTCCACCTCCCGCCAAGGCTCCGATCACCCTCGGCAAACAACAATAAGCCAAAGGACCAAGCCCGATGCTTCCGATGACCAGTGCGCCGCTTCCGCGTTTCTATCGCTTCGTCACGCCGTTGATCAGCAGGCTTCACCGCCACCTGACCTATGAGATGCCCGAAACGCCCGATTACACCTTTGCCGCGCGCGCCGAGACGATCGACCTGACGATCGATGAGTTTCCGGCAGCGATCATGCATTACCCGATCGTGTTCGGTGGCGGCGACGCGTTGCGCCCGATGGTGCTGACGGGCCAGCCGGACACGCAGCGGAACCAGTTCATCAATGACGACGGTTCGTGGCGCGACAAGGCCTATATCCCGGCCTATGTGCGGCGTTATCCGTTCCTGCTGGCGCGTCTCGATCCCGAAGTCGACGAAATGAGCCTGTGCTTCGACGGCGCCTGTCCGTGGCTGCGCGACCATGACGAAGGCAATCTGTTCAGCGACGGCGACAATCCCAGCGAGACGACGCGGCAGATCCTCGAATTTTGTCAGAATTACGAGGCAGCGGTGCGCCGGACGCGCTTCTTCATCGACGAACTGCTGGAACTCGAGCTGTTGGTGGATCTGGTGCGTGTCGACAGTGCAGGGCGTGCGGTGCCCGTGAAAGGGTTCAGCATGGTCGACGAGGAGCGCCTGCGGCAATTGCGTGCAGAACCGCTACGCAAGTTGATGAGCACGGGCGCGCAGGCGGCGATCTTCGCGCACCTCTTCTCGCTGCGTCACCTCGGCCAGCGCCTGGCGGTCGGCACTACCGAAACGACCGAAGCAGCTTGATCCCTATAGCCCAGGCGAAGTGATAGATATGACTGACGCGACCCCCGCCGCATTGCCGCAATTCTACAGAGCGGTGACGCCGTTACTCAGCCAGCTTCACCAGAAGCTGATTTTTCGCGATCGCGATCCCGCCGACTATCGCTTCGGCGCGGCAAGCCCCGCGATCGTCCTGACGACCGACGAGTTCATCCCGGCGGAAGCGGACTATCCGATCGTCTTCGCGAGCGCCGAAACCCCGATGCCGGTCGTGCTGACGGGAATGCCGGGCGCCACGAACCGTCACGTCGATGCGGACGGGCAGTGGGCGGCTGAACGGTACATTCCGGCCTATGTGCGCCGCTATCCGTTCCTGCTCGCCAAGCTCAACGAGAATGCGACCGATCTGACCCTATGCTTCGACAGCGAAAGTGATCGTTTCGTCGAGGGTGATGACGGCAATCTGTTCGATGGTGACGAGCCGACGGCATTGACCCGCGACGTCCTCGGTTTTTGCGAGCAGTTCGAAGGTGCGATCCGCCGCACCGAAAACTTCGTGCGCGAATTGCAGGATCTCGATCTCCTGATCGAGGCGGAAGCGAGCATGCCGGGCGAAGACGGCACGCCGCGCGTACTCCGCGGATTCCAGATGGTATCGGAAGAAAAGCTCAAGAGCCTGCGCGGCGATCAATATCGCAAGCTCGTCCAGTCGGGGGCGCTGGCGCTGATCTTCGCGCATCTGTTCTCGCTGCGCCGGATCGGTTCGCTGTTCGCGCAGGAGCCGCAGCCGGAACAACACACGGCGTCATCAACCGGGCGCTGATGGCGCTTACCGTGAGCGCCATCGATCGCAGCCGGCGTCGGGGGGGCTCACGGTTGCGTCTGTAAGGACACGCGTGCTTGATGCCCCGGGCGCAAACACGCTTTCGAACCATTCTTCATCATGGCGCAGACCTGCTCCGAATGACGATTGTTCCGCAACCGCCGTTTGCGGCGCGGTGGATCCCGGACTGGGTTCAATATGACGGCTGAAACCTCCAAATAACCGCGCTTCGGCTTCGACGCCGAGCCGTTTCCGGGTGCGGCCGTTGCCAAGCGGCGCTGCGTGGCCGATGGAGCGGGAAATGGAAAAGCCGCCAATAACCGAGGATTATGCGCGCGGACGCCGCGACGGACTGCGACAGGCGTTGTCGATTCTTGAAGCCGAAGAGGCGAAATGGGAAAAGCTGCTTGGTGAAAGCCCGTCGTGGCGCACCAACGCGACGCGGGCGGTCCGTCACAAGACGTATCAGGTCGCAAGAACGCGCGTCCAGACGGCGCTCAACCGGCTGTTGCCGAAGAAGGACGCCACCTTGCCGGCCGAAATCGCGACGATGATCGACCGCGCGGGATTATGATGGAAGGACCGGCGTTCGTTCCGGAGGGCGCGGGGAGATCGGCAGGTCGGACGATCGCCCCGACGGTCGCGACGCGCCTGCCTCGCGGAACGCGTGACGGGCCAAGGCATGTGCGGCGCCGTTGAGTTCGCCATGCTCCAACGCGGTGACCGACCGCGGCACCGATGCGAGAAGCCGCATGTACTTGCCGGTACCCTGAAAGACCGCCGCCATCGGCGCGAGTGCAAGGATCTCGCGGAGTGCAACCGCCAGTTTCCCGGTGACGATCACGCCGTCCCACGCCCCGAAGCCGAGCACCAGTCCGCTGGTGTAGGTCCAGAACGCTTCGCACAACAGCTCGCATGCCCTGCGCGCGAGCGGATCGATGCCGGCGAGGCGCGTGATATCCTCGGGCTTGGTGAAACGCTTCTCAAGCTTCTGCGCGCGCGCCAGCTCGTTGTAGATGGCGACGAGGCCGGTGGCGGAGATCAGATGCTCGGCCACGACCGGATAACGCTCCGGAAAGATCGCGGCGACGAGATCGGCCATCTTCCGCGATGCCGGGGCGAAGCCGGCATGTCCGGCTTCGGTGGCGAGCACGTTCACGCTGCCGTCGGGCTCATGGACGAGCACCGACACGCCCAGTCCCGAGGTCATGCCGATCACGCAATAGGTGCCCGGACGTTGCAGGCAGACCGCCGGCATCGAGCCGAGCGGCAGCAACGTGTGGTGGCGATGGCCGCAAAGCGCCCACGCCTCGGCCTCGAAATCGTTAAGGATGAGCGGCGGCCGCCCGAGCATCGCCTGCAATCCCGACCGCGAGACATACCAGCGGGTGTGGGTGATGGAAATCGCGTCGCCGCGGGGCAACCCCGCGACGGCGATCGCCAGATTGGCGGGCAGCCGCGCCAGCCGCGAATCGTGCTGGAACGTCGAGAGCGCCCCGGAGACGCTCGAACTCTGCTCGGACCCATATTGCCGCATACTGCTGGGAACGAGTTCCCCGGCGCTGTCGGTCAGCGCGAAGCGCAGCCCCTTGCGGCCGACATGTGCGACAATCCCTGCGGCATCCATGCGCATCCCCTTCCGTCGAGGCTGCCCATGTCAACCCTCTCGCTAGGGGTGTGGTAAGCGACAATTACTGTCAAACCACTAAAAACCATTGATCGTCAGAGATTTGGCTTTTGATCGTCCTTAACGCCTGCCGATGCCGGGGTCGCATGTGTATCGTCATGCAATCCTTCGCATTTCGATGAATCCTGCTAGCAGTCTCTCATGCTGAAAGTCAGAGAGAAGCGCCGCGCGATCGAAGCCAAGCGAGCCGTCGCGCGATTGGCTGCCGTGAAGGCGGCGATCATCGCGCTTGATGACGAGGATCTTCTCGACTTCGCCGACATCTTTTCGGAGCGCGAAGCGACACCGCTGCGCGACATCGCCGAGGCCGAGATGCGGCGTCGTGACATCAGCCTCTGAGGCACGCGCCGTCGCCGCTCCGGTTCAGGACAGCGCCCGTTCCGGAGCAGGCGCTGCGCCTTCGTCGTCGAGCGCGCCCAGTTCGCCGCGTGCACGGGCACGGCGACCATAGACGAATTCGAACAACGGCGAGGTCATCAGCGTCGTCGCGATCGCCATCAGCACGAGCATCGAGAACAGTGCCGGCCCGATGATGCCGCGTGCCAGCCCGATGTTGATGATGATCAGCTCCATCAGTCCGCGCGCGTTCATCAGCGCGCCGACCCCGAGCGCAGTGGCATTGTCCTGCCCGGTAAGCCGCGCCGCCGCCCAGCATGCGCCGCCCTTTGCGACGATCGACGCGGCGAGCACCACCAGCGTGACGACGAGCAGCGCCGGATCGGCCACCAGCGCCAGCTGCGTGTTGAGCCCGCTGAACGTGAAGAAGCACGGTAGCAGCAGCAGCACGGTCATCGGTTCGAGCTGCCGCCGCAAACCTTCTGCAAAGGCGCCGCGCGGCATCGCCACGCCGAGCAGGAAGCCGCCGAACACCGCGTGCATGCCGACCGCATCCATCGCGAAGGCGGCAAGCAGGAACAGCATCAGCGCAATGCCCGTCTCGGTCTGACCCACCATTCCGGTCCGCTCCGCCCGCGCGCCGAGTGGGCGCAACAGCCGGGGGCCAACGCCGAGCACCACGACCGCGAAGATCGCCGCGCCGCCGATCACCTTGATCGCGACGCCGGCTCCGTCACCGAAGGTCGCCAGCACCACCGCCAACACCGTCCACGCCCCGGCGTCGTCGATCGCGCCCGAAGAAAGCGACAGCGTGCCGAGCGGCGTGCCCGACAGCCCGCGTTCGTGGATGATCCGGGCGAGCATCGGGAAGGCGGTGATCGCGATGCACGCGCCGGTGAACAAGGCGGCCTGCGTCGCGGTGACCGTGGGGCCGAACAGTCCGGGGATCGAGCGAAGCCACGGGGCGAGCACGACCGCGACCGCAAATGGTGCGATCATTCCCGACAGCGACACGGCGGTGGCGCTACGTGCGTTGCTGCGGAAATGGTCCGCGCGGAAGCCGAGCCCGACGATGAACATGTAGAGCCCGACGCCGAGCTGCGCGACCGCATAGAGCAGCCCGCGCGTCTCCTTCGGGAACAGCAGCGCCTGCCACTCCGGGGCGAGCAGCCCGAGCAGCGACGGTCCGAGCAAGACGCCCGCGAT
It encodes:
- a CDS encoding invasion associated locus B family protein; this translates as MVAHLRSSVRAISLFVGAWLAMPDSCAAAPPAPSAIAAHGNWAVRCGRVGARAGFCEIAQQVESNFKERPVLLLSLSCVAEQRRCAIEAELPPRLRTGQVVLFQEDEEKPLELPMIDCDAARCLAGAVLPFETAATIARARRLKITFDDPKAGRLNIPLTVNGLADAIADMIGRNTVIAAQGVSNSTQTRKDTMTPFLAATALASAITPPAATPPKSVATAAPAQSTAAPKSEHYGDWSVLCVDRTDLPPCEAVQGLQPKDAASQPLRFSFAYAGQGDRYGVQFQVPLGILVQVQPLIRLDDKTDLSDFRVTRCEAEGCFIDRVMTKAELEPFFKAAKGLVAVADRAGKPVVLPLSLNGFAQAMQVMTTRNQAWSAKHPAPAATTPPPAKAPITLGKQQ
- a CDS encoding SapC family protein, with translation MLPMTSAPLPRFYRFVTPLISRLHRHLTYEMPETPDYTFAARAETIDLTIDEFPAAIMHYPIVFGGGDALRPMVLTGQPDTQRNQFINDDGSWRDKAYIPAYVRRYPFLLARLDPEVDEMSLCFDGACPWLRDHDEGNLFSDGDNPSETTRQILEFCQNYEAAVRRTRFFIDELLELELLVDLVRVDSAGRAVPVKGFSMVDEERLRQLRAEPLRKLMSTGAQAAIFAHLFSLRHLGQRLAVGTTETTEAA
- a CDS encoding SapC family protein, which translates into the protein MTDATPAALPQFYRAVTPLLSQLHQKLIFRDRDPADYRFGAASPAIVLTTDEFIPAEADYPIVFASAETPMPVVLTGMPGATNRHVDADGQWAAERYIPAYVRRYPFLLAKLNENATDLTLCFDSESDRFVEGDDGNLFDGDEPTALTRDVLGFCEQFEGAIRRTENFVRELQDLDLLIEAEASMPGEDGTPRVLRGFQMVSEEKLKSLRGDQYRKLVQSGALALIFAHLFSLRRIGSLFAQEPQPEQHTASSTGR
- a CDS encoding glucokinase, which produces MDAAGIVAHVGRKGLRFALTDSAGELVPSSMRQYGSEQSSSVSGALSTFQHDSRLARLPANLAIAVAGLPRGDAISITHTRWYVSRSGLQAMLGRPPLILNDFEAEAWALCGHRHHTLLPLGSMPAVCLQRPGTYCVIGMTSGLGVSVLVHEPDGSVNVLATEAGHAGFAPASRKMADLVAAIFPERYPVVAEHLISATGLVAIYNELARAQKLEKRFTKPEDITRLAGIDPLARRACELLCEAFWTYTSGLVLGFGAWDGVIVTGKLAVALREILALAPMAAVFQGTGKYMRLLASVPRSVTALEHGELNGAAHALARHAFREAGASRPSGRSSDLPISPRPPERTPVLPS
- a CDS encoding cation:proton antiporter — protein: MAPAQLSVLFFMQLFAIVAVSRGVGWLAKRYLGQPQVVGEMIAGVLLGPSLLGLLAPEWQALLFPKETRGLLYAVAQLGVGLYMFIVGLGFRADHFRSNARSATAVSLSGMIAPFAVAVVLAPWLRSIPGLFGPTVTATQAALFTGACIAITAFPMLARIIHERGLSGTPLGTLSLSSGAIDDAGAWTVLAVVLATFGDGAGVAIKVIGGAAIFAVVVLGVGPRLLRPLGARAERTGMVGQTETGIALMLFLLAAFAMDAVGMHAVFGGFLLGVAMPRGAFAEGLRRQLEPMTVLLLLPCFFTFSGLNTQLALVADPALLVVTLVVLAASIVAKGGACWAAARLTGQDNATALGVGALMNARGLMELIIINIGLARGIIGPALFSMLVLMAIATTLMTSPLFEFVYGRRARARGELGALDDEGAAPAPERALS